In a single window of the Elaeis guineensis isolate ETL-2024a chromosome 8, EG11, whole genome shotgun sequence genome:
- the LOC105050854 gene encoding ubiquitin-conjugating enzyme E2 22 isoform X1 — MIRCPEASTAISNSTPRKSPRHCNILAPLLLFVSPNHTIPPHPPPPQWIERSRNRNLWRLLHLPLKAANENLPPNVIKQLAKELKNLNETPPEGIKVIVNDDGFSTIYADIEGPAGTPYENGIFRMRLLLSHDFPCSPPKGYFMTKIFHPNIATNGEICVNTLKKDWTPSLGLRHVLTVIRCLLIEPFPESALNEQAGKMLLEDYEEYARHARLYTGIHALKPKLKPETGVRSESTTGRNVDQKDTVCSGRALLPPNPLTVQDQNVVVVSATEPSVRAQAIQRKEGVVAVKAHVDKKRMDARKKSLRRL; from the exons ATGATCCGGTGTCCAGAGGCGTCCACCGCTATAAGTAACTCAACCCCTCGAAAGTCGCCACGTCACTGTAATATCTTGGCCCCTCTTCTTCTGTTTGTTTCCCCCAATCATACGATtcccccacaccccccccccccccagtgGATCGAGAGGAGTCGAAATCGAAATCTCTGGAGGTTGCTTCACTTGCCTCTCAAG GCAGCAAATGAAAATCTACCACCCAATGTCATCAAACAGCTTGCTAAGGAGCTCAAGAATCTCAATGAAACACCACCAGAAGGCATTAAGGTTATTGTAAATGATGATGGCTTTTCCACAATATATGCTGATATTGAAGGCCCTG CCGGAACTCCATATGAGAATGGTATTTTCCGCATGAGGTTGTTATTATCTCATGACTTTCCTTGTTCACCTCCCAAAG GTTACTTCATGACAAAAATCTTTCACCCAAATATTGCAACAAATGGTGAAATTTGTGTGAACACACTTAAAAAGGATTGGACTCCAAGTCTTGGATTGCGGCATGTTCTTACT GTTATCAGATGTCTGCTGATTGAACCATTCCCTGAATCTGCACTGAATGAACAGGCTGGGAAGATGTTGCTAGAAGATTATGAGGAGTATGCAAGGCACGCCAG GTTATATACTGGTATCCATGCCCTCAAACCAAAACTCAAACCTGAGACAGGAGTAAGATCGGAGTCCACCACAGGTCGAAATGTTGATCAGAAGGATACAGTTTGCAGCGGCAGGGCACTGCTGCCACCTAATCCATTGACCGTCCAAGACCAGAATGTGGTGGTGGTTTCAGCAACAGAGCCCTCGGTCAGGGCACAAGCCATTCAGAGGAAGGAAGGAGTGGTGGCTGTAAAAGCTCACGTGGATAAGAAGAGGATGGATGCAAGGAAAAAGAGCTTGAGGAGATTGTAG
- the LOC105050854 gene encoding ubiquitin-conjugating enzyme E2 22 isoform X3: protein MAANENLPPNVIKQLAKELKNLNETPPEGIKVIVNDDGFSTIYADIEGPAGTPYENGIFRMRLLLSHDFPCSPPKGYFMTKIFHPNIATNGEICVNTLKKDWTPSLGLRHVLTVIRCLLIEPFPESALNEQAGKMLLEDYEEYARHARLYTGIHALKPKLKPETGVRSESTTGRNVDQKDTVCSGRALLPPNPLTVQDQNVVVVSATEPSVRAQAIQRKEGVVAVKAHVDKKRMDARKKSLRRL from the exons ATG GCAGCAAATGAAAATCTACCACCCAATGTCATCAAACAGCTTGCTAAGGAGCTCAAGAATCTCAATGAAACACCACCAGAAGGCATTAAGGTTATTGTAAATGATGATGGCTTTTCCACAATATATGCTGATATTGAAGGCCCTG CCGGAACTCCATATGAGAATGGTATTTTCCGCATGAGGTTGTTATTATCTCATGACTTTCCTTGTTCACCTCCCAAAG GTTACTTCATGACAAAAATCTTTCACCCAAATATTGCAACAAATGGTGAAATTTGTGTGAACACACTTAAAAAGGATTGGACTCCAAGTCTTGGATTGCGGCATGTTCTTACT GTTATCAGATGTCTGCTGATTGAACCATTCCCTGAATCTGCACTGAATGAACAGGCTGGGAAGATGTTGCTAGAAGATTATGAGGAGTATGCAAGGCACGCCAG GTTATATACTGGTATCCATGCCCTCAAACCAAAACTCAAACCTGAGACAGGAGTAAGATCGGAGTCCACCACAGGTCGAAATGTTGATCAGAAGGATACAGTTTGCAGCGGCAGGGCACTGCTGCCACCTAATCCATTGACCGTCCAAGACCAGAATGTGGTGGTGGTTTCAGCAACAGAGCCCTCGGTCAGGGCACAAGCCATTCAGAGGAAGGAAGGAGTGGTGGCTGTAAAAGCTCACGTGGATAAGAAGAGGATGGATGCAAGGAAAAAGAGCTTGAGGAGATTGTAG
- the LOC105050854 gene encoding ubiquitin-conjugating enzyme E2 22 isoform X2, which yields MMAANENLPPNVIKQLAKELKNLNETPPEGIKVIVNDDGFSTIYADIEGPAGTPYENGIFRMRLLLSHDFPCSPPKGYFMTKIFHPNIATNGEICVNTLKKDWTPSLGLRHVLTVIRCLLIEPFPESALNEQAGKMLLEDYEEYARHARLYTGIHALKPKLKPETGVRSESTTGRNVDQKDTVCSGRALLPPNPLTVQDQNVVVVSATEPSVRAQAIQRKEGVVAVKAHVDKKRMDARKKSLRRL from the exons ATGATG GCAGCAAATGAAAATCTACCACCCAATGTCATCAAACAGCTTGCTAAGGAGCTCAAGAATCTCAATGAAACACCACCAGAAGGCATTAAGGTTATTGTAAATGATGATGGCTTTTCCACAATATATGCTGATATTGAAGGCCCTG CCGGAACTCCATATGAGAATGGTATTTTCCGCATGAGGTTGTTATTATCTCATGACTTTCCTTGTTCACCTCCCAAAG GTTACTTCATGACAAAAATCTTTCACCCAAATATTGCAACAAATGGTGAAATTTGTGTGAACACACTTAAAAAGGATTGGACTCCAAGTCTTGGATTGCGGCATGTTCTTACT GTTATCAGATGTCTGCTGATTGAACCATTCCCTGAATCTGCACTGAATGAACAGGCTGGGAAGATGTTGCTAGAAGATTATGAGGAGTATGCAAGGCACGCCAG GTTATATACTGGTATCCATGCCCTCAAACCAAAACTCAAACCTGAGACAGGAGTAAGATCGGAGTCCACCACAGGTCGAAATGTTGATCAGAAGGATACAGTTTGCAGCGGCAGGGCACTGCTGCCACCTAATCCATTGACCGTCCAAGACCAGAATGTGGTGGTGGTTTCAGCAACAGAGCCCTCGGTCAGGGCACAAGCCATTCAGAGGAAGGAAGGAGTGGTGGCTGTAAAAGCTCACGTGGATAAGAAGAGGATGGATGCAAGGAAAAAGAGCTTGAGGAGATTGTAG